From Babylonia areolata isolate BAREFJ2019XMU chromosome 14, ASM4173473v1, whole genome shotgun sequence:
tgtgtgttctttttttgtgtttttttttctgttttgtgggggggggggtttgttttgttttgggtttgtttttttgttttttttgtgggttttattATTTTACAAAGGCCAAGAAACATGCTGATTCGCTGCATGGGAAGGATAATCCCGGTGTGAAGAATGGCCACCTCACTTTCATTCAGCTCACTTGGTTCATTCTACTGGATTAAAAAGGCGAAGAAAGCGtgtcttttgatttttttaaacctCAATTGCATGTTTTCCCTCACTAAAacgttttctgttctgtttgagCTTCTTTTTAAGTTCACTGACatcttatttgaaaaaaaagccaAAGTCTCTCTACTGTACTGATGCTTCTTGCACAaagttttggtggttttttttgtttgtttgtctgttttgttttgttttgtttttgtttttttgttgttgttttttttgggggggtgggggggttgtttttggggttttttgtttgtttttgtttcctattGAAAATAAAACCAAAGTCCCTCTGCCTTATTGATGTTTCTTGCACGAAGTTTGAATTTGCTGATACAGGCTGGATTTTAATGAAGCAGCTGACCCCTTTTACTCCCTTATCCCTTTCCTCAATATCAGATTAAAACGTAAAACACAACTTCATAAAATGTAACAGAGGCAGAATTCAGTTGCAACGAAGAGGTACCAATTAAAGATGCATTCTATTTATTCGTACAAAAGGTTGGATTTTTTTCCCATGTACCTTTTGCTAGGATTACTCTTGCTTACTCAGCAGCTGCATTCTACTTATTCGTAGTCGAAGCCAGGATGATAGGACGGGTTCCAAGAGAGTGTATGCCGCGGCCATTAGGTCCACACGATGGGGCCACAGGATCTCTTGCAGTTGGATCTGCGTGGGACCGAAGAATCGATCGTTGGACAACAGCCTCGTGATGTGGAATGTCAGCAGGACTGAGGACTTTCGCTAGAAAGCTGGAGTGTAAAAAACAATGGTTTTAAACCGAACTGTGTGCTGTTAGCTCATGACGTTCAACTAACATGAAGCGTCCTATGACCGGTGCTTGTTGCTTCAAAACGTGGACAAAGATTCACAGAACGTCATTGGTTTAGTCCTGTTCATCAGGGCAGATCATCCACATCCAGTGCAGAAACAGAGATGTAACTTCAACTACGTGTAAACATCGTCAGGAGGGAGGTTGTTGTGTTAAAGCTGAGTTTGCGACAAAATGAAGAGAATACTGCCAAAGCACGTCCAGTTTTCCCAGTTAGATCGACCAGTTAAAGATTtcggacaaagaaagaaaggcttaGCAGAGATCCACCGTAAAAGGATTTAGAAGCGAAACAAATGGCGAGGCCCTTCTTTATGAGCGGCAgtgtcaaaacaaaaacatggctCTCAAATGTCAGTGAAGGCTAAGCAGGAAATTTGGAAGAGTCCGAAATGATGTCATTGTCCACCTCCTGAAGATGGTGAAGAGCATGGAATGCCAGAGGTGACGTACTTTGAAAACAGAGTTTGttcaacaaccttttttttttcctaaaggtGAGGGTTGAGATGACAATTGTGGCAATGTCTGGCAGGCTCAGAATGTTTCCAGAGTAACAGCACAGTGTTAAATTCTCTCGCACCTTCTActagagacaacacacacacacacacacacacacacacacacacacacacacacagggggtgtcAGTTTGCTTCACGAAACCCATTTTCTGCGGGTAGACAGGGAATGCTACCACTTCACATCTGTACCCACGTACATGTTTCCATGGCCTTCCTGTACTAATctcctttaaacaaacacatactttcccaattttcccctcttttttttccaccagtaccgccccccacacacacacccctcgccttccccccgccacacacacgcacacattctgcTGGTCTCTGTAATGTAATTgagctgctttctctctctctctctctctctctctctctctctctctctctttctccctctctctctttctttcttcctctttctctcactctcttttcccgcctctttctctctctctgtctctctctttctctgtctctctgtctctctctctctctctctctcttgcactttcTCTTTCCAACATCAGGGCACGAATATtctatgattaaaaaaatatatatacatatctaaatctctctctctctctctctctctctctctctctatatatatatatatatatatatatatatatatatatatatatatatatatatataacacaccacTGCTTCGacagacgaataaataaataagcagataaCAGTGGTACACACCAcaagcccaccccaccccccgcatccccacccgtcccaccccaccaccaccaccccacatcccctctaTACAGCAACACTTCTTTGAAAGCCAGCAGGTGCTATGAAAGCCTTCTCAGGGGAGGCAAGACATCCTTCTGCGCTTTTTTCTCCTGCCCAAGGTGCGCTTTTTTCGGTTTTCTCCTGTTGTCCAATATGCGCTGCCTTTCTCCTGTGTCCAGACTCCTGACGATCCTCCTGCATAATGCACGTGCCTCCAGAGGCATTTCCATGCTGGGACTggagggaagaagggtggggaggagtgatggagatgggggcgggggatggggggacacTTAGGAGTCCGGTGGGATAGTGGTGTACTACCTGTATGGCTGTTTGTCtggaggaaagacacagagagacactgatataatgattccgcCCTGTGTTTATCTGTTTCCCATTGGAAGCTGCATGAAaagaagcattattttgcttatgtattaATAACCCTCAGAAAATAACATTTATTCACTTCAATTCAATTCCATTCATTTTGCCACCCACAGTACGTATTGTGGCCAAAGGCCCACGTACATTtcacttctgagttctgagttctctctctctctctggtccagcCTCGAATTTGAGAGGTGAGTTGTCATCATGATTTTATTCATTCAGTTGCCGTTTTTTCAGCTTCAGTTGAATGGAATAAATATGGAGGGGAACGGTGTTCTTCGCACTTCATACAAAGAATTCTTTTaaatatgtaataataataataataataataataatattaatgataaaaaGCGTTGCATGAAAGAAATGTGCTGACTGCAGCTGAGATGTGAACAAAGTTTTTTTGTTAACAAACGAAACGAACTTTTTTtgccttttctgttcttttctttttttttcttttctgttcttttcttctttttttttcttttctgttcttttctttttttttctaagaatgAAAGAGATCTTGTGTAGACCTGATCTGTATCTCTCAAAAGATGCTAACAGGCAGCCTGGAAACGAGCCGACCATTAATGAAAGAaagtacatctgtctgtctagttCTCTGTCTTAGTGTCTGGCCCTTCCTCTTTCCccgtctccgtctatctgtcgctgtctgtctgtctgtctgtctggctggctggctggctgtctgtctgtctgcccctccccccccccccccctctctctctctctctctctctttaagccgTTAATGCCCCCAAAAAAGTCAGTGTCAGAATggctaaacctctctctctctctctctctctctctctctctctctctctctttaagccgTTAATGCCCCCAAAAAAGTCAGTGTCAGAATggctaaacctctctctctctctctctctctttaagccgTTAATGCCCCAAAAAAGTCAGTGTCAGAATggctaaacctctctctctctctctctctctctctctctctttaagccgTTAATGCCCAAAAAAGTCAGTGTCAGAATggctaaacctctctctctctctctctctctctctctctctctctttaagccgTTAATGCCCCCAAAAAAGTCAGTGTCAGAATggctaaacctctctctctctctctctctctctctctttaagccgTTAATGCCCAAAAAAAGTCAGTGTCAGAATggctaaacctctctctctctctctctctctctctctctctctctctttaagccgTTAATGCCCAAAAAAAGTCAGTGTCAGAATggctaaacctctctctctctctctctctctctctctctctctctttaagccgTTAATGCCCCAAAAAAGTCAGTGTCAGAATggctaaacctctctctctctctctctttaagccgTTAATGCCCCAAAAAAGTCAGTGTCAGAATggctaaacctctctctctctctctctttaagccgTTAATGCCCCAAAAAAGTCAGTGTCAGAATggctaaacctctctctctctctctctctctctctctctctctctctctctctctttaagccgTTAATGCccaaaagaaaaaagtcagtgtCAGAATGGAGGAGAATGGGAGGAGCtcactcagaactcagaaatattatCACTGCAAGGCTACAGGTCCTGTTTCCAATGACGACATTGATGACATGCAGAATGCTGGAAATAAAACAAtgcgggagggaggggtgggcgggggatggggggggggggggttcggtagGAGATGTGGAGGCAACCAACACACCaaggacacaacatttcataactgaaaaatacacaaagacagatatcCGTTTTTAGCATTCACAAAATCAATTTCTGTTGATCTTTTGATGTCCTGTTGGgttcttcctgttttgttttgttgtgttgtttttttcaacagagagaaatggggggtggagagaaagagagagagggagagagagggagagagaggggggatggagacacacagagaggatggAATGGAGAAGGAGGcgggagagagacgagagagagagagagggagagagagagggggtgtgtgggagagaggatggaatggtggagagagagggggtggagagagagagggagtgggttggagagagagatgtgggagagagagagagacagagagagatgtgggagagagagagagagagaggatagtggAAAGTGGATACTGGATACATGACACTctaattatttattgtcattgccaagaaaggtcttttgtcAAGGGGGCTACATATATTTcagcttcaacaacaaaaaataacagaaGCTATACTTGTTCCCTCTACCATTCAGTCAATTTAAACCAAGAAAAAATAGGCaattatttgggggggggggggggggggggggggggcgagaggaagagagagagtggatgataCTGGACACCAGAAATACTTATTGTCATTGCCAGGAAAGGTCTTTTTGTCAAGGGGGAACAAGACAAATTCATTATACTCTAAGTTCAGCAAAAGACAAATAACGAAAACTATACCTGTACCCCCAACCATTCAATCAATCTAAACCAAGAAAATaggcaatggagagagagagagagagacagacagacagacagagagacagacagagacacagagagagttgatTGTTGTTGGAGGACACTTCATGGACATCTTCGCTAAAAGCGTCAGCCATCTGTTGTGGTTGTGTCTTGAGGCGATCGAAGAGTTGTTATCATAATGAGcatgacgtgtgtgtgagtgtgtgtgtgtgtgtgtgtgtgtgtgtgtgtgtgtgtgtgtgtgtgtataagtgtgtgtgtgtgcgtgtgtgtgtgtgtgtgtgtgtgtgtgtgtgtgtgcgtgtgtgtgagcgagagatagagagagagtggtcatggtATTATTGTGtgagcgcctctgtgtgtgtgcacgtgtttgtgtgtttctctgtatatgcatgtgcgtgcgtgctcgagcgcgcgcacgcgtgtgtgtgtgtgtgtgcgtgcatgcggggGTGGTTTGCaggcgcgagcgtgcgtgtatgtatgataACAATGCCcctgacgaaaaaaaaacaaacaaaaaacaacaacccataaaaCATGAATTTTCTGTCATCTCAATCCACCGCCATCGCAAAATTAGGagacgttgttgtttttcttcttcttcctttaaacTATTTGACTTGAATtgatctttttgtttctgtccagTTTATGGCTCTTTTCCTCCCTtccacctgtcaacacacctcaCGATCCACCTGTGTCTCCACTctgctcccacccacccactgtttTGAGTTCAGTGATGTCACGtgtgtctccaccctcctcccacccactgtTTTGAGTTCAGTGATGTCACGtgtgtctccaccctcctcccacccactgtTTTGAGTTCAGTGATGTCACGtgtgtctccaccctcctccctcccacccactgtTTTGAGTTCAGTGATGTCACGTGTGTCTCCACCCTGCTCCCTCCCACCCACTGTTTTGAGTTCAGTGATGTCACGtgtgtctccaccctcctcccacccactgtTTTGAGTTCAGTGATGTCACGTGTGTCTCCACCCTCCACGCACCCACTGTTTTGAGTTCAGTGATGTCACGtgtgtctccaccctcctcccacccactgtTTTGAGTTCAGTGATGTCACGTGTGTCTCCACCctgctcccacccacccactgtttTGAGTTCAGTGATGTCACCTGTGTCTCCACCCTGCTCCCTCCCACTGTTTTGAGTTCAGTGATGTCACGtgtgtctccaccctcctcccacccactgtTTTGAGTTCAGTGATGTCACGTGtgtctccaccctccacccacccactgtttTGAGTTCAGTGATGTCACGtgtgtctccaccctcctcccacccactgtTTTGAGTTCAGTGATGTCACGtgtgtctccaccctcctcccacccactgtTTTGAGTTCAGTGATGTCACGTGTgtctcaccctcctcccacccacccactgtttTGAGTTCAGTGATGTCACGtgtgtctccaccctcctcccacccactgtTTTGAGTTCAGTGATGTCACGtgtgtctccaccctcctcccacccacccactgtttTGAGTTCAGTGATGTCACGtgtgtctccaccctcctcccacccacccactgtttTGAGTTCAGTGATGTCACGTGTGTCTCCACCCTGCTCCCTCCCACCCACTGTTTTGAGTTCAGTGATGTCACGTGtgtctccaccctccacccacccactgtttTGAGTTCAGTGATGTCACGTGTGTCTCCACCctgctcccacccacccactgtttTGAGTTCAGTGATGTCACGTGtgtctccaccctccacccacccactgtttTGAGTTCAGTGATGTCACGtgtgtctccaccctcctcccacccactgtTTTGAGTTCAGTGATGTCACGtgtgtctccaccctcctcccacccactgtTTTGAGTTCAGTGATGTCACGTGTGTCTCCACCCTGCTCCCTCCCACTGTTTTGAGTTCAGTGATGTCACGtgtgtctccaccctcctcccacccactgtTTTGAGTTCAGTGATGTCACGTGTGTCTCCACCCTGCTCCCGTCCACCCACTGTTTTGAGTTCAGTGATGTCACGTGTGTCTCTTCCTTTGGTTatcatccttctcttcttcttcgtcttcttcttctcctccctccaattcctcctcctccttttccctcttttcctgttgttgttggtggtggtggtgctgatggtggtagtgttgctgttgcagctgttgttgctgttgttgttgttgttgctgttgttgttgttgttgttgctcttcttctcctcctcctcctcctcctttttcctgttgttgttgttgttgttgttgttgtgctgctgtagttgttgttgtttttgttgctcttctcctccttcttgttttCGGGATTGCCTCTCTTGGAGATAACAACAGCCCTCTCTGTCCTGATAACAACAACCCTCTCtgtcctgataacaacaacactcTCTGTCCAGATGACAACAACCCTCTCTGTCCTGATAACAACAGCCCTCTCTGTCCTGATAACAACAACCCTCTCtgtcctgataacaacaacactctctgtcctgataacaacaactctgtctgtcctgataacaacaaccctctctgtcctgataacaacaaccctctctgtcctgataacaacaacactctctgtcctgataacaacaaccctgtctgtcctgataacaacaaccctgtctgtccctctctgtcctgataacaacagccctctctgtcctgataacaacaaccctctctgtctgtcctgataaCAACAGCCCTCTCTGTCCTGATAACAACAACCCTCTCTGTCCAGATGACAACAACCCTCTCTGTCCAGATGACAAcaaccctgtctgtccctctctgtcctgatAACAACAACCCTCTCTGTCCAGATGACAAcaaccctgtctgtccctctctgtccagaTGACAACAACCCTGTCTGTCCTGATAACAACAACCCTGTCTGTCCTGATAACAACAACCCTGTCTGTCCTGATAACAACAGCCCTCTCTGTCCTGATAACAacaaccctctctgtctgtcctgataacaacaaccttctctgtcctgataacaacagccctctctgtcctgataacaaccaccctatctgtccctctctgtcctgataacaacaaccctctctgtcctgataacaacagccctctctgtctgtcctgataacaacaaccctctctgtcctgataacaacagccctctctgtctgtcctgataacaacaaccctctctgtcctgataacaacaaccctctctgtctgtcctgataacaacagccctctctgtcctgataacaacagccctctctgtctgtcctgataacaacagccctctctgtcctgataacaacaaccctctctgtctgtcctaatAACAACAACCCTCTCTGTCCTGATAAcaacagccctctctgtctgtcctgataacaacaaccctctctgtctgtcctgataacaacagccctctctgtctgtcctaatAACAACAACCCTCTCTGTCCTGATAACAACAACCCTCTCTGTCCTGATAACAacaaccctctctgtctgtcctgataacaacaaccctctctgtcctgataacaacaaccctctctgtcctgataacaacaaccctctctgtctgtcctgataacaacagccctctctgtcctgataacaacaaccctctctgtctgtcctgataacaacaaccctctctgtcctgataacaacagccctctctgtctgtcctgataacaacagccctctctgtcctgataacaacagccctctctgtctgtcctgataacaacagccctctctgtcctgataacaacaaccctctctgtcctgataacaacagccctctctgtctgtcctgataacaacagccctctctgtctgtcgtgataacaacagccctctctgtctgtcctgataaCAACAGCCCTCTCTGTCCTGATAACAACAACCCTCTCTGTTCAGATAACAAcaggcctctctgtctgtcctgataaCAACAGCCCTCTCTGTCCTGATAACAGCAGCCCTCTCTGTTCAGATTACaacagccctgtctgtctgtcctgataacAACAGCCCTCTCTGTCCTGATAACAACAACCCTCTCTGTTCAGATAACAAcaggcctctctgtctgtcctgataaCAACAGCCCTCTCTGTCCTGATAACAGCAGCCCTCTCTGTTCAGATTACaacagccctgtctgtctgtcctgataacaacaaccctctctgtccctctctctgttttcagcCCATGGCCCGCCacaacctcaaccaccaccaccacctctcctccaccaccaccctcaccaccctcaccatccacGCCTGCCTCCTCCTCGTCGCCATGCTGGCTCTTCATGGGCATGCGCAGACCCACGCCTACCCCGAGGACGCCTAccaagaagaacgaggaggaggtgTCCCGTCCCGCGTCCCGGCGCTGACCCTTCTCCTGCAACGGGAACTGGCACAAAGAGGTCTGGATGCTGACGACGTGGACAGCCTCGTGAAAGCTCTCGGTGACCGTCCGACGACTGGTGTCTCTGTCAGGAACGACAAGAGGGCCGGCTGGAAGAGGATTCCCATCCAGACCCGCTTCGCTCCCTTCGGCACCAAACTCATCCCCAGCAGGAGCCGCGGAGACTCTAGCGGACCGACGCTGCTTCGCTACGGACGGTCCaccgcttagaaaaaaaaaaagcacacacacacacacacaaaaaaaaattcccgAGACCCATTTTTTTCCTTCACGGATTATTCTAGCGCtttgatcttttctttttctttttttctgaccaaCTTTCTTTCCACCAggcaaataaaaataatgaaaaaaaccccaaaacattggAACTTGTTCGCACTGCTAAAGAATTACGTTGcgttgctggattttttttttttttcttgtttgaatgATTTAATTCATTGTGATCACTTGATATGCTGTTGATTAAAACTGCCGAGGGCGATCTTAAgaatgctttttgtttgttgttcattttaAGGAAAAGGTGCAGTTATACAtcctgttttgctttttttgtcaaGGTTCAAGCTGTCATTGTTTTCCAAGGGAATGGATGAGGACGAGTACAGGTCTTGAAGTGCACAGTTTTACACACTAATGTGGCATGTGTGACGTACAAAAAACACTAATCAACTTCTCGGGGGATGCTTTCTATTGAAGTACTTACGACCCTAACACCACATagctttttgttcgtttgtttcattgtttgtttggttgttgttggcgttttttgtttgtttggtttgttttgttttgttttttgtgtgttttgttgttgttgttgttgtttttgcctccTGAAAGTTTAACTGTTTCCTGAAATAATTATCTGTCAGTTTAGTTATCCAGTGGCAGAAAACTGATCGATTTCACCTGCAC
This genomic window contains:
- the LOC143289609 gene encoding uncharacterized protein LOC143289609, with protein sequence MARHNLNHHHHLSSTTTLTTLTIHACLLLVAMLALHGHAQTHAYPEDAYQEERGGGVPSRVPALTLLLQRELAQRGLDADDVDSLVKALGDRPTTGVSVRNDKRAGWKRIPIQTRFAPFGTKLIPSRSRGDSSGPTLLRYGRSTA